The Microbacterium schleiferi genome contains the following window.
ATCATCGCCAGCGATGGTGAGGCGTCGCATCCTGGTTCTCCCACCCACACCCCCGAGGCGCTCCGCGCTCGGCGGCGGCTCGAGGTCATCGACGCGCTCTCCGTTCTGGCGCCGGCCGCGCGCGTGCAGTTCCTGTCGATACCCGATGGCAAGCTCGACGCACACGCGGGTCTCGTCGAAGCGGCCGTCGCCGCGGTCCTCAATGCGACGGATGCCGCCCCCACACGCACGCTCGTGGTCGCCCCCTGGTCAGGAGATGGCCATCGCGATCACCGGGCGGCAGCCCGCGCCGTGAGCAGTGCCGCCTCACCCCGCGGCGTGCGACATCTCGGATACCCGATCTGGCTGTGGCACTGGGCAGATCCCGAGGTCGTTCCCTGGGATCGGGCGCTCGCTGTGCCGCTGAGCGAGGACGAGCTGACGCATAAGGCCGCCGCCCTGCGCGCGCATTCGTCTCAGGTCGAGGCCCTCTCCAGCGGGACGGGCGACGAGGCCATCGTTCCGCCGCGACTTCTCGCTCACTTCACCCGCGACCGCGAGATCTTCCTCTCGGAAGAGCCAGAGGACTCCGCGACACTGCGGGCGGCGTTCTTCGAGGACTTCTACGCCCGCCATGACGACCCCTGGGGATTCGAAACGCGATGGTACGAGGAACGCAAACGCGGCATCCTCCTTGCTGCCCTGCCGACCCGGCGCCTGGGCAGCGTTCTTGAGATCGGATGCGCCACGGGGCTGCTGACTGCACCGCTAGCTGCTCGATCCGACCGGGTCGTCGCCGTGGATGCATCAGCCGCTGCCGTTGATCGCGCCCGGCACCGGCTGGCACCGGCCGACCACGTCACCGTCTCACGCGCCCATGTGCCCGGGGAGTGGCCCACGGGGGACTTCGACGCTGTCGTCCTCTCCGAGGTCGGCTACTACTTCGACCCGGCCGACCTGGAAACGCTCATCGGTCGAATCGATGGGGCGCTCGCCGACGACGGCATCCTCGTGGCATGCCACTGGCGGCATCCGGTGGCGGAGTACCCGTCAACCGGCGATCGCGTCCACCACACGTTGCGGCGCGTTCCCGGATGGCGCACGATCGCCCTCCACGAGGAGGACGACTTCGTGCTCGAGATCTTCGGCCGCGCGGATTCCGAGTCGGTGGCCGCACGGGAGGGTTTGGTGTGATCGGCTCCAGCATCAGGGCGCTTGCCGTCGTCGTCCCCGTCCACAACGAGGAGCAGCTCCTTTCCCGGTGCCTGCACTCCGTGGAAGCCGCCGTCTCGCGCGTCCGGGTACCGTGCGCGGTGTTCGTTGTCATCGACGCGAGCACTGACGGGTCGGCGTCAGTCGCGCGGCAGCATCCGTTCCCCGTCGTCGAAATCAAGGCGGGATCTGTCGGCGTTGCCCGATCTGTCGGGGTCGCCGCTGCGCTCAGAAGCCTCGCGCCTGCCATAGACCGGCGGACCTGGATCGCCAACACCGACGCCGATTCAGTCGTGCCAGCGAACTGGCTCACGGTGCAGCTCGGCCTTGCTCGCGAGGGCGCTGATCTCGTCATCGGTACCGTTCGGCCAGACTTCGCCGATCTCACCCCGCAGCACCGGGAGATGTGGCTCGACACGCACACGCGCGGTAAGCCCAACGGACATGTGCACGGAGCGAACCTCGGCCTGCGGGCGGATGTCTATCGTGCCGCGGGTGGCTTCAGCGACGCCCCGGAACACGAAGACGTGATGCTGGTCGACCGCTGCCGCGCGTCAGGCGCGCACCTCGTCGCCAGCGATGCGGCCGAAGTCCTCACCTCGGGTCGATTCGTCGGACGCACTCCCGGCGGCTATGCGGCGTACCTCCGAGACCAGCATCGCGCTCTGACCTCGGCCGCCCCCGAGCCGGTCTAGCGCGTCGGCACCGCCGCGGCGAGCCGGCGAACGATCTCCTCGAGCACGGGCGCGGGGGTCGCGAAGATGAGCCGCGCGAACCCGGCGCCGGCCTGGCCGCACATCGTTCCCTCCGTGAGGGTGACGGAGGCTTCTCGCGCGAAGTACTCGGCCGGCAGGTCGTCGATACCGGCGCCGCGGAAATCGACCCACCCGACGTAGGTGCCCTCGGGTTTCGGCATCCACGCCCCGGCAGGTGCTCCGCGAGGAGTGAAAGGAGCCGGTCGCGGTTCCCTTCGAGGTAGGGCACGAGATCGGCAAGCCACGCGTCGCCGCTGCGGAAGGCGACAGCGTTGGCGATAGCACCGAGGTTGCTGGTGCCGTGGCCCGAGAACCGGCCGATCCGCTCCCACGTCTCGCGATCGCGGTCGCTCGTGAGAACGAGTTCAGCGCACTTCAGGCCGGGGAGGTTCCACGCTTTCGAAGCGCTCATGGCTGTGATCGTGTGCTCGGCTGCGGCGGGTGTGACCGTCGCGTAGGGGATATGGGTGGCGCCCGAGAAGACCAGCGGCGCCCAGATCTCATCCGAGAAAACCCGCCCACCATTGCGGTCGACGACCTCGGCGATCCCGAGCAGTTCTTCTTTGGAGAACACGCGGCCGACCGGGTTGTAGGGGTTGCACAGCAGCAGGAGATTCCCGCCCTCATCGAACGCCCGCTGCAGCGCGTCGAGGTCGAACTCGTAGCGTCCGTCGCGCACGGCGAGCGGCATCTCGATGACCTCGCGTCCGCGCATCGGCGGCACCATGAGGAACGGCATATAGGACGGAGTGGGGACGATGATCTTGGATCCCGGCTCCGAGCAGTGCTCCATCGCGAGTTCGAGCCCCATGATGACATCCGGGATGCCCCACACGTCGCTGGCCGGCACGCTCCAGCCGTAGCGGCGCTCGAGGAACCCGGCTGTCGCGTCAGACAGGTCCGCGGCGATGCGCTGCGGCATGTACCCGAAGGCACCCTCATCGACGGCCGCATGGAGGGCGGCGGTAATGGCGGGGTCGACACCGAAATCCATCTCGGCGACGAAGGCGCCGATCGAGCCATCCGTGGCCGACCATTTCGTCGCGCCCGTGGCGCGAAGCTGCTCGATCGTGATGGCGTCTATGCGCCGGGCGAAGTCGGTCATACGCGCTCTTCCTGCTCGTGGCCGCTCCCACGATAGCTCGCGCCGCCGACGCCCGCCCTCAGGCGCGGATGCTGCCGACGAGGGCGAGCATCTCCGCCACCGCGCCGCGAACGACTGGCAGGCGGGCAAGCGGCAGCACAGCCGAAAGCAGCTTGAGCGACCTGTCGAGCAGGAGCCTCGTGCGCCGACGCCCCTCGGAGGTGTCGTAGACCCAGAACAGCGCGAGCAGAAGGTGCGCGAGTACCAGCGCATCCGGCATCCGCTCACGAACATCGACGGCCAGCCTCGTCGCGGCTGCGCCATCGATCGCCTCGGCGAAGAGCCCTTCGACGATCGCGAAGGCTGGGGCCGATTCGGCGGACAGCGGATTGATGGGCGACCGGGGTGAGACTGCCGCCGAGAGGAACTCCCCCGCGTGCGCGTGATACGGCTCGAGCTGATCGAGCCCGGTCTCGAACACGATCCGGAGGCGCTCGATCAGGTCGGTCGTGTCGGCGAGAAGGGGTTGAGCTGCGGCCCGATGCTGCTCCTGCACGTCGAGATAGAGCTCCTGGATGAGGTGGTTCTTCGAGGCGAAGTGGTAGTTCGTGGCCCCCACCGACATCCTTAGTTCGTCAGCGAGCCCGCGGATTGTGGTCGCGTCGTATCCGTTCTCGCGAAACGATCGCAGCGCCACGGAGCGGATGCGCTCGCGCGTGCGGTCCCCCTTCGTGGGTTGAACCTCAGCCGACATCGATCGTCTCCTTCGCCTCGACGAGCGCTGCTCGCAGGTCGGGATGTCCGAACCTGAAGCCGGCATCGCCGAGGGCCTGCGGCAGAACCCACCGGCTCTTCAGGACGAGTTCGGGCTCGGTGCGCAGCATCCACATTCCGGCCTCCAGCATCCAGCGCTGCGCCGGTAGTCCGACTGGCGCGCCGACCACGCCGCGCAGGGTGCGCATGAGCGTGTGGTTGTCACTCGGGTGTGGCGAGGCGATGTTCACGGGACCCGACAGGCGCGGCTCATCACGGATGAAGCGCATGGCCGCAACGACATCGTCGATGTGAACCCAGCTGAACTTCTGCCGTCCGCGGGTGCGGCACCGGGGCGCCCGCGCCGGGCCGGTCGGGTGTTCTCCAATGCCCCGGTAGCGGTGGTGCGGCGGACACCACCCATCGAACTGCGTGCCGCCGAGGCCCCAGCGCGCCAGGTTGAGCAGCATCCGGGTGGCCGGGCCGTCGCCGATGACGATCGCCATTCGCAGCGCAACCCGGCGTGTGTTGGGAAGCGAGCCGGCGAAGAACTCACGCTCCCACGACGTCGCGACATCGACCGAGAATCCGGAGCCGATCTCGCCGTCTGCTTCGGTGTTCGGGCGGTCGGTGGAGTGACGGTAGATGGTCGCCGTGGATGCGTTCATCCAGACCCGCGGGGGCGCTCTGCCGTCGCGATCGCCTCCCGAAGCGCTCGCGTCGTCTCGACCCGGGAATTCAGGATGTCTGTGCGATTGCGATCTGTGTAGCGGCAGTTCACCGACGTACCCGCCAGGTTGATGACGACATCCGCGCCATCGACCGCGCGCGCCAGGGCTGCGGCATCCTCCCACCGAACCGGAGCGGTTCGTCCGACTTGGCGGATCACGTAGCCGTCTTCGGCGAGAGCTTTGGCGACGGCGCGTCCGACGAAGCCACTGCCGCCGGCGATCACTGCCACGGGCTGCTGATCCGTATCCATGGGTCGAAGGTATCGCATTTCTGAACATGTTCAGAAATGCGATACGCGATGACTGTCGGTGGCGCGACATAGCGTGCCGTCATGACGATCAGCGATGTCCTTGTGGAAGGCGAACCCGCCGAATTGCTCCTGGAAGCGATCATGAGCCTCATGGAGAACTCCGAAGAAGCCGACGGCATGACCAGGTTCGGAGGCAAACTGGGAGGCGATAGCGGCGCGGCTCTGATACACGCGCTCGGACGGATTACGGCCGAGCTGCGCGCCGACGATATGCGCAGCTTCCTGCCCGGCAGAACGCGGAGCAAACGTACCGAAGAGCAGCGTGGCGCTGATGCCTTCATCCTGCTCGTCGACCGGCTCGAGGAGGCCCTGACCGCACGACGCGGCCGATGATCTCGCGTCGTGGTTGAAACGCACGCTAGACGCGACGTATACGCGGCCTCATCGGGTATTTCTCTGGCGGAGACGGAGGGATTTGAACCCTCGGTCCCCGTGAGGGGACTCCACCTTAGCAGGGTGGTGCACTAGGCCTGACTATGCGACGTCTCCAGGCATCCGCGACCGAATCGGGCGGATGACCTCGTCAATACTAACCGCTGCGGTCCGACGCGACGAATGGATGCCGTCAGCCGAGGTTTCCGACCGAGCAGGTGGTCTGCGCTGCCGTCGAGCCGCTGATCGAGTTCGGGAGCACCGCGGCGTCCTGAGCCGGGGCTTCTGTGGGCGCGGCCGTGGCGTTCGGATCGGTAGTGGGCTCGGGAGCCGGCTCTTCGGTCGGCGTCACATCGACAACGCTCCCGTTCGCACCGGCCTTGCCAGTGAGCTCGATCGGGGCGTTCGCTTCGAGTGCTGCCCACAGTTGATCGGCGGCAGCGTAGTTCGGCACGACCTTGTTC
Protein-coding sequences here:
- a CDS encoding bifunctional PIG-L family deacetylase/class I SAM-dependent methyltransferase — encoded protein: MSFSHLEEGTPEERWLADPRLHSTPLVEPLPADLIVVAAHPDDETLGAGGIMRRVASQGGRVSVIIASDGEASHPGSPTHTPEALRARRRLEVIDALSVLAPAARVQFLSIPDGKLDAHAGLVEAAVAAVLNATDAAPTRTLVVAPWSGDGHRDHRAAARAVSSAASPRGVRHLGYPIWLWHWADPEVVPWDRALAVPLSEDELTHKAAALRAHSSQVEALSSGTGDEAIVPPRLLAHFTRDREIFLSEEPEDSATLRAAFFEDFYARHDDPWGFETRWYEERKRGILLAALPTRRLGSVLEIGCATGLLTAPLAARSDRVVAVDASAAAVDRARHRLAPADHVTVSRAHVPGEWPTGDFDAVVLSEVGYYFDPADLETLIGRIDGALADDGILVACHWRHPVAEYPSTGDRVHHTLRRVPGWRTIALHEEDDFVLEIFGRADSESVAAREGLV
- a CDS encoding glycosyltransferase — its product is MIGSSIRALAVVVPVHNEEQLLSRCLHSVEAAVSRVRVPCAVFVVIDASTDGSASVARQHPFPVVEIKAGSVGVARSVGVAAALRSLAPAIDRRTWIANTDADSVVPANWLTVQLGLAREGADLVIGTVRPDFADLTPQHREMWLDTHTRGKPNGHVHGANLGLRADVYRAAGGFSDAPEHEDVMLVDRCRASGAHLVASDAAEVLTSGRFVGRTPGGYAAYLRDQHRALTSAAPEPV
- a CDS encoding MalY/PatB family protein yields the protein MTDFARRIDAITIEQLRATGATKWSATDGSIGAFVAEMDFGVDPAITAALHAAVDEGAFGYMPQRIAADLSDATAGFLERRYGWSVPASDVWGIPDVIMGLELAMEHCSEPGSKIIVPTPSYMPFLMVPPMRGREVIEMPLAVRDGRYEFDLDALQRAFDEGGNLLLLCNPYNPVGRVFSKEELLGIAEVVDRNGGRVFSDEIWAPLVFSGATHIPYATVTPAAAEHTITAMSASKAWNLPGLKCAELVLTSDRDRETWERIGRFSGHGTSNLGAIANAVAFRSGDAWLADLVPYLEGNRDRLLSLLAEHLPGRGCRNPRAPTSGGSISAAPVSTTCRPSTSREKPPSPSRRERCAARPAPGSRGSSSRPPRPCSRRSFAGSPRRCRRARPARGRPRSERDAGLGGTPHSRRECVRRIDPR
- a CDS encoding TetR/AcrR family transcriptional regulator, with protein sequence MSAEVQPTKGDRTRERIRSVALRSFRENGYDATTIRGLADELRMSVGATNYHFASKNHLIQELYLDVQEQHRAAAQPLLADTTDLIERLRIVFETGLDQLEPYHAHAGEFLSAAVSPRSPINPLSAESAPAFAIVEGLFAEAIDGAAATRLAVDVRERMPDALVLAHLLLALFWVYDTSEGRRRTRLLLDRSLKLLSAVLPLARLPVVRGAVAEMLALVGSIRA
- a CDS encoding DUF222 domain-containing protein — protein: MTISDVLVEGEPAELLLEAIMSLMENSEEADGMTRFGGKLGGDSGAALIHALGRITAELRADDMRSFLPGRTRSKRTEEQRGADAFILLVDRLEEALTARRGR